A part of Silvimonas soli genomic DNA contains:
- a CDS encoding TauD/TfdA dioxygenase family protein, with the protein MRIEQLTYALGAELTGVSLADAVHDDGLFAEIRAALLTHRVLFLRDQDISRADHVAFARRFGDLEDHPVVGSDPEYPGLVRIYKNPEQPNDRYENAWHSDTTWRETPQFGAVLRCVECPPVGGDTMWANMVLAYEKLPDEIKTRIAGLRARHSIEASFGAALPIEKRLALKDRFPDAEHPVVRTHPETGEKILNVNAFTTHITNYHTAANVRYGQDANPGASDLLRYLISQAYIPEYQVRWRWKPNSVAIWDNRSTQHYAVMDYPPCHRKMERAGIVGDKPF; encoded by the coding sequence ATGCGTATCGAACAACTGACTTATGCACTGGGTGCCGAACTGACTGGCGTCAGCCTGGCCGATGCCGTTCACGATGACGGACTGTTTGCCGAAATCCGCGCCGCGCTGCTGACGCACCGTGTGCTGTTCTTGCGTGACCAGGATATCTCACGCGCTGACCACGTCGCGTTTGCGCGTCGCTTCGGCGACCTGGAGGATCATCCAGTCGTCGGCAGCGACCCGGAATACCCCGGCTTGGTGCGGATCTACAAGAACCCGGAGCAGCCGAACGATCGCTACGAGAATGCCTGGCATTCCGATACCACCTGGCGCGAAACGCCGCAGTTCGGTGCTGTACTACGCTGCGTGGAATGCCCGCCAGTGGGTGGCGACACCATGTGGGCCAACATGGTGCTGGCCTACGAAAAGCTGCCCGACGAGATCAAAACCAGGATCGCCGGATTGCGCGCTCGCCATAGCATTGAAGCCAGTTTTGGCGCGGCCTTGCCAATCGAAAAACGCCTGGCGCTCAAAGATAGATTTCCCGATGCGGAGCACCCGGTGGTGCGCACGCATCCCGAAACCGGCGAAAAAATCCTGAATGTGAATGCGTTCACCACGCATATCACCAACTACCACACCGCAGCCAACGTGCGCTACGGCCAGGATGCCAATCCGGGTGCAAGCGACCTGCTGCGCTATCTGATCAGCCAGGCCTACATCCCCGAATACCAGGTGCGCTGGCGCTGGAAACCCAACAGCGTGGCCATCTGGGACAACCGGTCCACCCAGCATTACGCGGTGATGGACTACCCGCCATGCCATCGCAAAATGGAGCGGGCAGGCATCGTCGGCGACAAACCGTTTTAG
- a CDS encoding quinone oxidoreductase family protein, whose protein sequence is MAHAIRFYEAGGPDVLKYEEVSVGAPAAGQVRLRHEAVGLNFADTYFRSGLYPVPMPAGMGVEAAGVVEAIGEGVTNVAVGDRVTYTGFINTLGAYSTERLIAAAPLIKLPEGISCETAAAMTMRGLTSAYLMRRIYPFKQGDSILLHAAAGGVGLIVAQWAKILGLTVIGTVSSEAKAEIARAHGCDHTINYSQEDVAKRVRELTNGVGVNVVFDSVGKDTFEASLDSLKRRGLMVCVGTASGPIPPFNPQLLAMKGSLYLTRPALADYIADPAEKDELAAELFGHVAAGRIKIEINQRYSLEHAAQAHHDLETRKTTGSSVFVI, encoded by the coding sequence ATGGCACACGCCATTCGTTTTTATGAAGCTGGTGGACCGGACGTTTTGAAGTACGAAGAAGTCTCGGTCGGCGCCCCGGCGGCGGGCCAGGTACGCCTGCGGCACGAAGCGGTCGGGCTCAACTTTGCTGATACGTATTTCCGTTCCGGTCTGTATCCAGTGCCAATGCCCGCCGGCATGGGCGTGGAAGCGGCTGGCGTGGTGGAAGCCATTGGTGAAGGCGTGACCAATGTCGCCGTGGGTGACCGTGTTACCTACACCGGCTTCATCAACACCTTGGGCGCCTACAGCACCGAACGACTGATTGCAGCCGCGCCGCTGATCAAGCTGCCGGAAGGAATCAGTTGCGAAACAGCCGCCGCCATGACCATGCGTGGCCTCACTTCTGCTTATCTGATGCGCCGCATTTATCCATTCAAACAAGGCGACAGCATTCTGTTGCATGCCGCTGCCGGTGGCGTTGGGCTGATTGTGGCGCAGTGGGCCAAGATCCTCGGCCTGACCGTGATTGGTACGGTGTCGAGCGAAGCCAAGGCAGAAATTGCCCGCGCTCATGGTTGCGACCACACCATCAATTACAGCCAGGAAGACGTCGCCAAGCGCGTGCGTGAACTGACCAATGGCGTGGGCGTGAACGTGGTGTTCGACAGCGTGGGCAAAGATACCTTCGAAGCATCGCTTGATTCGCTCAAGCGCCGTGGCCTGATGGTTTGCGTTGGCACGGCCTCTGGCCCGATTCCACCGTTCAATCCGCAACTGCTGGCGATGAAGGGCTCGCTCTATCTGACCCGCCCGGCCCTGGCGGATTACATCGCTGATCCCGCAGAAAAAGACGAACTGGCCGCTGAACTGTTTGGCCACGTTGCGGCTGGCCGGATCAAGATCGAGATCAATCAACGCTACTCGCTCGAACACGCCGCGCAGGCGCATCACGATCTCGAAACACGCAAGACGACCGGCTCATCGGTGTTCGTCATCTGA